GGTTATTTTCTTGCTCAAACATCACCTTGTTTATCTCTTTAGCGTTTGCAACAAGTCCCAAACAGACCTTGCCCATCTCGAAATTTTTATCATCCTTTAGCCAAATATCCACGGCATTTACGACGTCACTAAAAATTTCAAGCTCTTTATTTTTGCCAAAAATTCCTACAAAAAAGTCGTAAGTGATCTTTGTAGCACACCTTGAACTATCCAAAAAATACCACGGATAGGCGCTTGCACACTCTGCACCGCTTTGGTGATGATCAAGCAAAAATAGCTTTATATTTTTACCCTCTATCATCTCAGTAAAGCTCTCGCACTGGGCTAGAGTTAAATTTAGATCAGTAATAAAAATGATGTTTTTATCATCGTTTGAGGCATCTATCTCAGCTAAAATTTGAGCAAATTTATCATCTATCTCTCTGCCATAATTTGAGTTTAAAAATTTCACATCTTTGAAATAAAAATTTGTTATGTACTGAGCACCGTATCCGTCAAGATCGGTGTGTGAGAGGTGATAAATTTTCATCTTTTTCCTTTATATATTTTCTATTTCTATGACGCCAACTGTTTCAAATGGCGTATTTGCAGAGATCTCAGCAAAACTTAGCACCACTATGTCGATGGCAAAATTTGCACAGATATTTGCTATAAATTTTCTTAGACTTGGCTCCACGCAAAGCACCATTTCACCGTGCTGGCTCATCGGACGCTTCTCTTTTTCACGCCTTAGAGCCTGCACGATAGACGATGTCTGAGCTACATTTATCATCAGGTGATATGCGCCGTCTTTGTATTGCACCGCGTCCATGAGCTTTTGCTGGACCGCACTGTCTAGGATGTAAAAGTTTAGTTGCCCCTTTTCATCGACATAAAGCGAGGTGATGACGCGTGAAAGCGCTGCACGCACGTGCTCGATGATCATGTCTAAATTTTTACTAACCTCGGCGATATCACTGATAGCTTCAAGTATGCTAAGCAGGTCTTTGATTGGGATATTATCTTTAAGCAGAGTTTTTAAGACCTTTTGGATCAAATTTATAGGTGCGATCCTGAGCGTATCCTCTACCACAACTGGGTAGTCGATCTTTAGTTTGTCGAGCAAATTTTGCGTCTCTTGGCGAGTTAGAAGCTCAGCTGCGTTTTGTTTTATAAGCTCGCTCATATGCGTTGATATGACGCTTGCAGGATCAACTATCGTGTAACCACTAAGAATTGCATCCTCTTTCACACTAGCATCGATCCAAAGTGCATCTAGTCCAAAAGCTGGCTCTTTTGTTGGAATTCCCTCGATATCCTCACTCACAAGACCGCTATCCATCGCTAGAAATTTATCCGCATAAATTTCGCCCTGTCCGATGATGATACCTTTTAACTTAAAACGATACTCATTTGGTGGGAGCTGAAGGTTGTCGCGAATTCTTATCTTCGGCATCAAAAAGCCAAGGCTTGAAGCGATATTTCGCCTCATAGCGCGAATTCTCTCGATAAGATCCACATCGGCTAATTTTAATAGGCCATATCCAAGGTCGAGCTCTAAAATTTCAAGCTTCAAGATATCATTTATCTTTGTCTCTTCTTCTCTTGCTATCTCTTCGTCGCTCTTCTTTGGAGCCTTAGCGGCCGCACCACTTGTCGCACCAGCTCCTGTAGCGCCAGGCACAC
The DNA window shown above is from Campylobacter concisus and carries:
- a CDS encoding DHH family phosphoesterase, with the protein product MKIYHLSHTDLDGYGAQYITNFYFKDVKFLNSNYGREIDDKFAQILAEIDASNDDKNIIFITDLNLTLAQCESFTEMIEGKNIKLFLLDHHQSGAECASAYPWYFLDSSRCATKITYDFFVGIFGKNKELEIFSDVVNAVDIWLKDDKNFEMGKVCLGLVANAKEINKVMFEQENNLYMDHVLKEASKFFNEKNDYIGLDMQIHAIKKSFFKEDKDDTLSNLISSYVVKKLSENKEKFSINYKDHKGILTYNIGNVSVIGNDFLVANPEFDFFIDVTNKKTLSFRANGKLDVSAMAKHLVGGGGHVNASGGLFTNFKDGFSYEPIKAQIIDLITKKTQEDI
- the flhA gene encoding flagellar biosynthesis protein FlhA, whose product is MAKQKNNILTLVAPFIAPIVKFKSLSIVGIIVAILAIIIVPLPSAVLDFFLALSISISVLIILISIYVPKPTDLSTFPTLILIVTLFRLSLNIATTRMILSEGHNGPEAVSEIISSFGNFVVGGNFVIGTIVFCILVLINFMVVTKGSTRVSEVQARFTLDAMPGKQMAIDADLNAGLIDEKTARERRQAIIGEANFYGAMDGSSKFIKGDAVAGIIITIINIIGGFAIGSFQHDLDMATSAQYYTILTIGDGLVSQIPGLITSTATAIIITRASKDDEDFAEGTLNQLLGDYKTLLIVGFILFMFALVPGLPTLSLGFIALLFLGLGYIIKQTKDGGLNLNLAPKDKAASKKAGAGVPGATGAGATSGAAAKAPKKSDEEIAREEETKINDILKLEILELDLGYGLLKLADVDLIERIRAMRRNIASSLGFLMPKIRIRDNLQLPPNEYRFKLKGIIIGQGEIYADKFLAMDSGLVSEDIEGIPTKEPAFGLDALWIDASVKEDAILSGYTIVDPASVISTHMSELIKQNAAELLTRQETQNLLDKLKIDYPVVVEDTLRIAPINLIQKVLKTLLKDNIPIKDLLSILEAISDIAEVSKNLDMIIEHVRAALSRVITSLYVDEKGQLNFYILDSAVQQKLMDAVQYKDGAYHLMINVAQTSSIVQALRREKEKRPMSQHGEMVLCVEPSLRKFIANICANFAIDIVVLSFAEISANTPFETVGVIEIENI